The Vulgatibacter sp. genomic interval CGAGGCCACCGGGTCGGCGGGATCGCAGGGGCGCAGCCAGCCATCGAGATCGAGCGTGCGCCCGTCGGGCGCCTGGACGCGGCGGGCATCGCGGGAGGCCTGCCCCTCCCGCCCGGCGGGCACCAGGATCATCACGTCGATGTCGCTCTCGGCCCTCGCGTTGCCGCGCGCGTGGGAGCCGTAGAGCACGACGGCGAATGCCTCGTGCTCGCGCGCCAGCTGCTCGCCCAGTCTTTCCAGCCAGTCCATCCCGCCAACTTCACCGGTCTGCTTCGCCGTGTCCACGGCCCCGGGGCGAAAGATCCGCTCAGTGGAGCGGGCCACGCCTGGGCAGCGTCACCGTGAACGTCGCACCGTGGCCCGGGACACTCTGGACGGCGATCGCTCCACCGTGGGCCCGCACCAACTCACGGGCAACCCACAGCCCGAGACCGAAGCCGCCGTAATGGGCGACCGATACCGCACGCTCGAAGCGATCGAAGATGCGCGCCTGGTCCTCGGAGGCGATGCCCGCGCCGTGGTCGGTCACCGTGAGGCGCGCCTCCGTCTCGCTTCCCTCCACCGTCACCTCGATCGGGTGGCCCGGCCCGTATTTGACCGCATTGGCGAGCAGGTTCCCCAGCACCTGCTCGATCCGCGGCGCATCCCAGGTCCCCACCAGCATCCCGGGAAGGCGCACCTCCACCGCGCAGCCTGCGCGGGCGAAGGCAGGGCTGAAGCGCTCGAGAACCGTGCGCACCAGGGCGACCAGGTCCACCTCGGCGAGCTCGAGCTCCAGCTGGCCCTGGCTGATCACGGAGATCTCGAGCAGGCTCTTCACCAGCCCGCCGAGCCGCTCCACCTGCTTGTCCACCGACTGCAGGCGGCGCAGCAGCGTCTCCTGCGGCGGCGGTGCGCTTGCCCGGGCCAGGCTCTCGAGCCCCTGGATCTGCAGGCGAAGCGGCGTCAACGGTGTCTTCAATTCGTGGGCAGCGATCTCGAGGAAGTCGTCCCGCCTGCGCACCTCCTGCCGCGCCTGCTCGTAGAGCCGCGCGTTCTCCACGGAGATGGCCGCCTGCGTGGCGATGTGGCCCAGCAGCGTCTGGCTGCCCGGGGTGAATGCATCGGTCGTCAGGCTGTTCTCCAGGTAGAGAACGCCGTGCATCGTCCCCCGCGCGAGCAGCGGCAGCGCCATGACCGATCGGGCGTGGTGCTGCTCGAAGTAGCGGTCGTGCGAGAAGGAGTGGGACTCGGTGGCGTCGGAGATGAGAACCATCTCCTGCGTGCGCCGCACGAACGTGATCAGCGACCAGGGGAGGTCTTCGCTCGCGTGCAGGCCCTCCTCCGAGAACGCCACCGTTCCGATCCGCTCCCCCTCGAGAAGGAGCAGCGCGCCCCGCTCTGCCCCGGCGTTCTCGAGGGCGACCTGCAAGAGCGTGCGCACGAGGCGATCGAGCTCGATCTCGCCGGAGATCGCCTGCTGCGCCTTCACCACGGTGAGCGCATCGATGCGACGGCTGCTCGAGTCGAAGGACGAGGAGGTGGTGTCCGTCCCTGCAGCGCCGGCCTCGGTAAGCGGCCACTCGGACTCGAGCTGCCGCACCTTCCCCTCGCCGCCCCACTGCCAATAAGCGCTCCTCGCCTCGTTGGCGTAGGCCAGCGCGGCGGTGACGATCCCCCGCCCCTTCCAGAAGCGTGCGGCGAGTTCGTTGGCGAGAGCGACGTATTGGATGAAGCCCTCGGCGCGGGCAGCGCCGACCGCCTCCTCGTAGGCATGGAGCGCCTCCTCCGCCCGCCCCGACAGGCGCGCCAGCTCCGCTGCGACCATCCGCTCGGGTGCGCGGAAGTTCTCGGGGCAGTCGTCCGCCCACGCGCGGAGCTGCCGGTGGTGCTCCTGGATCGCGGCCAGCGATTCCCCCGGCGCCGCGCGCTGGAGCGCAGCCTGCGCCAGGGCCCGGTAGAGATGGTAGTCGAGCAGCTGGATCATGCCGGCGCTCGCCCAGAGCAGCCCCCGTGCGCGGTCGGCGGCCTCGAGCGCCTCCTCGTACCTGCCGCACATGAAGCGCGACTGGAGCTTGACCAGCCAGTACCAGCAGCGCATCGCCGGCGCGCGCTCCTCGGTCAGCCGTGCCTCGAACGCTCCCTCGTCGAAGTCGTCGCCGCTCAAGGAGCAGAAGGCGCGGGTGAGGCCGCGCATCTGCTGGGTGAAGCGGAGCGGCGGGAGGATGTGGTCCTCGAGCTCCCGAAAGCCCGCCTTCCGCACGAAGCCCAGGCGCGCGACCGCCTCCTGGTGCACCTCGGTCAACGCGTGGCCGAGGGCGAGGCGGTAGGTGACGGCGTGCGTGCAGCAGAAGCAGGCCTCCTGGAGCGCTCCGGTGAGCACGCCGTGGTGGATGCCGCTGCGCGCCTGGTCCAGCGCACCGGAGAGGTGGCGGCTCCAATAGGTGATGTGGCTGAGCACGTGGAAGGCGTGGGCGCGGAGGCTGGCGAAGCCCATCCGCTCCAGCAGATCGAACGCCATGTTTCCGAAGGCGAGGCCCTCCTTCGGCTTGGCGAAATAGGCCGCCAGGACGAAGCCGTAGTGGAGGTAGCCCTGGACCGAGGCCTCGGCGTTACCGTGGCGGAGGCTCGTCGCCACCAGCCGGCAGATGTAGAAGGGAAAGAGGTGGCCCGAGCTGAAATAGGCCGGTGAGTAGAGCGCGGAGAGCGCGCTCAACGCCGCTATCGTGTCCGGGTCCGTGACCCGGGGCAGCTGCGCGATGCTGTCGATGGAGAGCCCCTGCCGCAGCATGAGCACCTCCTCGTGCGCCTCGAGTACCTCCTCCCACGTGGGATGGCGCGGGATGCTGATCCCGAAACTCTCGAGACAATCGAGGAGGCAGGAGACCGATGGCTCCACCTCGCCGACAGCGAAGAGGAAGCTGGAGAGCAGGGTCGAGGCAGCGGCGCGCTCGGCCCGGGAGAGGTCCCGGGCCAGGAGTGCCTGCAAGCGCAGGCGCGCCTCGTCGCCCCGCCCCCGCATGAACTCGCTGCTGGCGAGATCGAGCTGGAGCTGGAAGGCCAGCGCGCGATCCGCCGTCCACATCTCGCCAGGGAAGAGCTGGAGGGCCATGGAGAAGTAGGTCACCGCCGCGTCGTGCGCGGAGGCGCGCCTCGCCTGCCAACCCGCCTCCGCGTCGAGGCGCGCCAGGGCCTCGCGCTCCCCGGGATCGGTGAGGAGGGGTGCGCCTGCGTTGAGCTGGTTGACGACGTCGAAGAGCCGCTCCTTCACCCCCTTCGCCCCGAGCCGCTCGTAGAGCAGCCTGCCGATCCGCAGGTGGACGGCCCTCCGCTCCTCGTCCGAGATCAGCGCGTGCGCCGCTTGCTGGATCCGATCGTGGAGGAAGCGGTACCGCTCGGCACCCTCGCGTACCAGCAGGCCTTCGAGGAGCGGCTGCTCGAGGGTGCGCTCCACCTCCGCGGCGGGCTGCTCCGAGATGATTGCCAGGACCTCCTGCGAGAAGGCGTTGCCCACACACGCCGCCAGCTGCAGCAGGCGCTGCGGGGACGGGGCGAGCCTGCGCAGGCGGCCGGCGAGGAAGTCCACCACGTTGTCCGAATAGCCCTGGGCGCGCACCTGCTCCGGGTCCCAGCTCCAGCCGCCGCCGGTAGCACGCGTGACCAGCCCGTCGCGGTGCAGCGCCTCCAGCAGCTGCAGCAGGAAGAAGGGGTTGCCTCCCGTCTTCTCGTAGAGCGCGGCGCCGAGCGGCTCCGTCACCTCCTCGGAAGCGCCGGGCAGCGCGTCCCGCACCAGCCGATCGGTCTGGGCCTGGGAGAGCGGCCCCAGGTGGATCTCCTGCAGCCTCGCACCTGCCCGCCGCAGATCCCCGAGGATGACGGTGAGCGGATGGACCGCGTCCACCTCGTTGTCGCGGTAGGCACCGGCGACCAGCAGCGCTGGTGGCTCGGGGGCGGTGAGCAGTTGGTAGAGCAGGCGCATGCTGCCGGGATCCGCCCACTGCAGATCGTCGAGGAAGAGGACGAGCGGTTTGTCGGTTGTGCCGAGGACGCCGAGGAAGCGCAGCGCGAGATGGTTGAAGCGGTTCTGCGCCTCGATGGGCGGCAGCTCCGGGACGGCGGGTTGCTTGCCGATGATCAGCTCGAGCTGCGGCACCAGGTCGACCAGCACCTGCCCGTTGCCCTCGAGGGCCTCGTGGAGCCGCTGGCGCCAGCGCTCGAGCTCCCGGTCGCTCGTGCCCAGCAGCTGCCGGACCAATTCCCCGAAGGCCTGGGTCAACGTGGCGTAGGGCGTCTCCGGCTGCAGCTGATCCGATTTGCCCTTGAGGAAGAAGCTGCACCGGGAGCGCAGCAGCGGCTGGACGGCGGCGACTACCGATGATTTGCCCACGCCCGCGTAGCCGCTCACCAGCTGGAGGGAGGCCTTGCCGGATCGGGCGACCTCCTCGAAGGCGTCGAGCAGCAGCCGCACCTCGGGTTCACGGCCGTAGAGCCGCCGGGGCAGGATCATGCGCGCCGGCAGGTCGCGCTGTCCGAGGGTGAAGGAGCGGAGCCTGCCGCGCCGCAAGCCCTCGAGGCAGCGCCCCAGGTCGTGTTCCAATCCCTCGGCGCTCTGGTAGCGCTCGTCGGGCGACTTGGCCAGGAGCTTGAGCACCACACGGGAGACCATGGGCGAGATGCTGGCCCGCACTACGTGGGGCGGCGTCGGCTGCTGCGCCAGGTGGGCGTGGAACCATTCGAGCTCGTCTCTGCCCTGGAAGGGCTTCCTGCCCGTCAAGGCTTCGTAGAGCGTGACGCCCAGCGAGTAGAAGTCGGAGCGGTAGTCGAGCCCCTGCCCCGTCCGCCCGGTCTGCTCGGGCGCCATATAGGCCAGGGTGCCCTCCGCATCGCCTCCCGAGGGAAAGTCCGCCTGCTCTTCGTGCTCGAGGGTGGCGGCGCCGAAGTCGATGAGCCACACCTCGCCCTGCGGCCCCACGAGGATGTTGGCGGGCTTGATGTCCTTGTGGACGACCCCGCGCCGGTGGACCTCGGCGAGGGTCTCGGCAAGCGCGATGCCGATCTGCAGGCAGCGGCCCACCTCCAGCGGGCCCTCCTGCAGCAGCTCGGCGAGGGCCCGTCCGCCCACGTCCTCGAGCACCAGCACCGGCCCTGCCTGCCCCTCGTCGAGACCGAGCGTCGGCGGGATCCCCTGCGCTCCGCTGACCCGCTGGAGGAGACGGCACTCGCGCCGGTAGCGTTCGCGCTCGCGCGGCCCGGGATGCGCCACCCGCGGCAACTTGAGGATGACGCGGTGGTGGTCCGTTTCGCGCTCGGCGCGCTGCAGGATGCTGTTGCGGGTCACCTGGACGGTGCCCAGCAGGTGGTAGCCCGGGACCTCCGACATGGCGCCTCCTCGCATTGAATCGAGCGCCGGTCTTCAAACATAATCACCTGGCGAGGAGGCGCGGCTGCTCCCGTATAGTGGGCGGATGACGAAGATCTTCCACAACCCGAAGTGCAGCAAATCGCGGGAGACGCTCGCTCTCCTGCAGGAGCGCGGCGTCGAGCCGACGGTCGTCGAGTACCTGAAGACGCCGCCCGATCGGACGGAGCTCGCGCAGATCGTCGCCGCGTTGGGGATCGCGCCGCGCGCGCTCCTGCGCCGGAAGGAGGCACGGTACGCAGCGCTCGGCCTCGACGATCCGAAGTGGACCGACGAGGAGCTCCTCGATTTCATGGTCGCCAACCCGGTGCTGATCGAGCGCCCGATCGTCGTGACGGCGCAGGGTGCCCGGCTCGGCAGGCCGCCGGAGGCCGTGCTCGAGATCCTCGACCGGTAAGACGAGCTCAGCGTGCGCCGAACGTCTTCACCAGCTTGTTGTAGACGCCCATGGTGAGGATCGGCCCCGGCCACATGCCGATGAAGTCGCTCGCGCGGCGCTTGCCTGCCAGCTCGAGGACGAAGGAGGCGGACATCGCCGCGAGCGCTGCGCCGAGGAAGAGGACCGAGGGCACCTTGGCCGACTGCTGCTCCACCAACCGCGTGATCCGGCTCTCCCCATGCTCGGCCCGGAAGACGGGCGCAGCCTCGTAGACGATCTCCGAGGCTTCGCTTGCCGGGTTCGTCTCGAGCTCCATCGTGGCACCTCCCCGTTCTCCGGAAAGGTCACCACTCTTTTCCCATGCGGAAGCGAAGCGGAAGCCACGCCCGTGACCTCGAGCTGCTCCTCGCCGAGCAGGGGTTCGGCCCACTGCTCCGCCGCGATTATTGGGGGGTGATCCGCAACTGCCGGTACACGCCCGCGCAGATCGTCGGGACCGTCCGCCGCCACTTCCCGGCGTTTGCGCCACGGGAGCTCGTCACCTTCACCCGGCTCGAGCGGCGGGACCTGCCGCTCGAGCTCGGCGACGAGCTCGACGTGCGCATCGTCGGCGTGCCGCGGACGCGGGTGCGCGTCACGAACCTGGGCGAGCAGAGCCTGACCCTGGCCACCGAGGCGGGGCACCCGGAGGCCGGCAGGATCACCTTCGGGTGTTACCGGAACCGGCATGGCGACGTGATCTTCCACATCCGCAGCCATGCGCGATCCAGCGGGCGCGTCACCCGCGCCGGATTTCTCGCCACCGGCGAAGTGATGCAGACGAGCACCTGGACCGATTTCGTGAACCGGGTGGCGGTCGCTTTCGGCGACGGGGTGATCGGCCACATCCAGGCAGTGACCACGCCCTGTGAGGACGAGCCACCGGAGGCATCGATGCACGAGCCGACCTTCGAAGCACGAGGGGGCTGACGTGGCCGATTGGCGATTCCTTACCCGATGGAACGAGGGCGAGATCGTCGCGGCGCTGGAGGACGCACGAGCGCTCCCGCCCAACTTCGATCCCGCTGCCGAGCTCACCGCCGAGCACGGGTGGAACATCATCCACTCGCGCGCCCTCATCGCCTGCGAGGCCGCAGGCCCGCCCATCCCCGGTGGCACCTACGAGCGGCTGTGGCATGCGCTGCAGCGGATCCACCACTCGGATCCGCGGATCGTGCTCGCCCACTTTCGCGACGACGTGCCCCTGCTCGATCGCCGTGTGCTGCTCGAGCTCCAGGCGATGGGCACGCGCTTCCTCGCGCCGGTGGCGATCGGCGGGGTCCGCGAGGACTCGCTGGCGACGGCGACGCTGCGCGGCTTCTCCTTCGAGACGCTGGCGGGCCACATCGAGCGGGGCCGGGAGTGGTTCCTCCTCGAGAAGGATCACGAAACCGGCGAGGTGCGCTTTCGGATCGAGGCGTCGTGGCAGCCCGGCGACTTTCCGAATCGATGGTCCAGGCTCGGCTTCCACTTCCTCGGGCGCCGCTACCAGCGGGCCTGGCACCGGCTCTGTCATCTGCGCCTCCGGCGGATCGCCGCCGGCCTCGATCCCGCCGAAAGGGTAGGCCCCGACCACGTGGTCCACGAGGGACCGCCGATGCCGGCGGAGCCGGTGCAGTTCTTCGCGCAGCGGGGGGTCGGCCGGTACGGCGTCGACGTGGAACAGGAGGTCGAGGAGATGAACGGACACATGGCGTGGCGGGCGATCGGGATGGGTGCGCTCTCGGGCCTGCGGAGCGTCGGCCCCGCGGCGGTGCTGCTGCGGAATCTCGAGGCACGTGGCTCGAAGTCCGTTCCCGGCTGGCTGCCGGTGCGGGGGCTCGGCCTGCTCGCCGCCGCCGAGATGCTGGCGGACAAGCTTCCTTTCCTGCCTCCGCGGACCCAGGCGCCGTCGATGCTGGCCCGGATGGTCGCAGGGGGATTCGTCGCCGGCAGGGCGGCGCGGAAGCGCCGCGCGACCCTCGGGCCGGTGGCGCTCGGCGCTGCCGCTGCTGCTGCGGCGGCCTGGGCGGCGTACGAGGCGCGCCGGCGCGCTGCCGGGCGGTCGAGGGCGCTCGGCTACGCGGTGGCGGTAGCCGAGGACACACTGGTCCTCTGGGGCGGCCACCGCCTCGCCGAGTCGACGCACGCGTAATGGAAGGTGACGCAGCCCCCGGGCGTGGTGCGTGCCGCTCCTGCCCGGCAGCCCTACCTATGGTCCAGGCCCTTCCATGGCCGACCGAGGTGGAGAGCCAGCGATGAAAGCCGAGGGCCCACGCGACGACTTCTCCCTCGTGCGGGGCGGGCCCTTCTACCGGCTCCTCCGCTCGGTGGGATTGGCGCGGGGCGATCGCTGGGATCCCGCCCGCCAGATCGGTGCAGCCGTCGCGGTGGGCTGGCTTCCGGTCGCCTTCCTCTCGCTGCTCGAGACACCGCCGCCGGGGGGGATCGACCCGATGCGGAGCATCGCGGGCCACGCCCGCCTCCTCGTCGCGGTTCCGTGCTTCCTTCTCGCCGAGGCCTCGCTGCACCGGCGCACGCAACGCTGCATCGATCGCTTCCTGCAGGACGGGTGGGCGCCGGGGCAGGAGGCGGCGATCGGGCGCTTCGCGGCGGCGACGAGGCGGCTGCGTGACGCGAGCCTCCCTGAAGCGCTGCTGCTCATCGCAGCCGTGGGTTCCAGCCAGGCCTTTCTCTGGGGGCTGGCAGAGCCGGTCGGCGCACGCGGCCTCCAGTGGTCTCGGACGCCCGCCCTCTTCTGGTACGCGCTGGTCTCGCTCCCGCTGCTCCAATTCCTCGCGCTGCGCTGGCTTTGGCGCTGGGCGCTCTGGGCGGTGCTGCTCGCGCGGGTCTCGCTGCTCCCGATCCGCCCGGTCGCCACCCACCCGGATGAACGGGGCGGCCTGGAATTCCTCTCCGAGCCGTCGACGGGTTTCGCGTGGGTCGTGCTCGGAGGCAGCGCGGTCCTCGCCGGTTCGTTCGCGAACCGGATCCTCTACCTCGACGAGCCGATCGAG includes:
- a CDS encoding DUF1990 family protein; this translates as MRKRSGSHARDLELLLAEQGFGPLLRRDYWGVIRNCRYTPAQIVGTVRRHFPAFAPRELVTFTRLERRDLPLELGDELDVRIVGVPRTRVRVTNLGEQSLTLATEAGHPEAGRITFGCYRNRHGDVIFHIRSHARSSGRVTRAGFLATGEVMQTSTWTDFVNRVAVAFGDGVIGHIQAVTTPCEDEPPEASMHEPTFEARGG
- a CDS encoding DUF1990 family protein — protein: MADWRFLTRWNEGEIVAALEDARALPPNFDPAAELTAEHGWNIIHSRALIACEAAGPPIPGGTYERLWHALQRIHHSDPRIVLAHFRDDVPLLDRRVLLELQAMGTRFLAPVAIGGVREDSLATATLRGFSFETLAGHIERGREWFLLEKDHETGEVRFRIEASWQPGDFPNRWSRLGFHFLGRRYQRAWHRLCHLRLRRIAAGLDPAERVGPDHVVHEGPPMPAEPVQFFAQRGVGRYGVDVEQEVEEMNGHMAWRAIGMGALSGLRSVGPAAVLLRNLEARGSKSVPGWLPVRGLGLLAAAEMLADKLPFLPPRTQAPSMLARMVAGGFVAGRAARKRRATLGPVALGAAAAAAAAWAAYEARRRAAGRSRALGYAVAVAEDTLVLWGGHRLAESTHA
- the arsC gene encoding arsenate reductase (glutaredoxin) (This arsenate reductase requires both glutathione and glutaredoxin to convert arsenate to arsenite, after which the efflux transporter formed by ArsA and ArsB can extrude the arsenite from the cell, providing resistance.); protein product: MTKIFHNPKCSKSRETLALLQERGVEPTVVEYLKTPPDRTELAQIVAALGIAPRALLRRKEARYAALGLDDPKWTDEELLDFMVANPVLIERPIVVTAQGARLGRPPEAVLEILDR
- a CDS encoding AAA family ATPase gives rise to the protein MSEVPGYHLLGTVQVTRNSILQRAERETDHHRVILKLPRVAHPGPRERERYRRECRLLQRVSGAQGIPPTLGLDEGQAGPVLVLEDVGGRALAELLQEGPLEVGRCLQIGIALAETLAEVHRRGVVHKDIKPANILVGPQGEVWLIDFGAATLEHEEQADFPSGGDAEGTLAYMAPEQTGRTGQGLDYRSDFYSLGVTLYEALTGRKPFQGRDELEWFHAHLAQQPTPPHVVRASISPMVSRVVLKLLAKSPDERYQSAEGLEHDLGRCLEGLRRGRLRSFTLGQRDLPARMILPRRLYGREPEVRLLLDAFEEVARSGKASLQLVSGYAGVGKSSVVAAVQPLLRSRCSFFLKGKSDQLQPETPYATLTQAFGELVRQLLGTSDRELERWRQRLHEALEGNGQVLVDLVPQLELIIGKQPAVPELPPIEAQNRFNHLALRFLGVLGTTDKPLVLFLDDLQWADPGSMRLLYQLLTAPEPPALLVAGAYRDNEVDAVHPLTVILGDLRRAGARLQEIHLGPLSQAQTDRLVRDALPGASEEVTEPLGAALYEKTGGNPFFLLQLLEALHRDGLVTRATGGGWSWDPEQVRAQGYSDNVVDFLAGRLRRLAPSPQRLLQLAACVGNAFSQEVLAIISEQPAAEVERTLEQPLLEGLLVREGAERYRFLHDRIQQAAHALISDEERRAVHLRIGRLLYERLGAKGVKERLFDVVNQLNAGAPLLTDPGEREALARLDAEAGWQARRASAHDAAVTYFSMALQLFPGEMWTADRALAFQLQLDLASSEFMRGRGDEARLRLQALLARDLSRAERAAASTLLSSFLFAVGEVEPSVSCLLDCLESFGISIPRHPTWEEVLEAHEEVLMLRQGLSIDSIAQLPRVTDPDTIAALSALSALYSPAYFSSGHLFPFYICRLVATSLRHGNAEASVQGYLHYGFVLAAYFAKPKEGLAFGNMAFDLLERMGFASLRAHAFHVLSHITYWSRHLSGALDQARSGIHHGVLTGALQEACFCCTHAVTYRLALGHALTEVHQEAVARLGFVRKAGFRELEDHILPPLRFTQQMRGLTRAFCSLSGDDFDEGAFEARLTEERAPAMRCWYWLVKLQSRFMCGRYEEALEAADRARGLLWASAGMIQLLDYHLYRALAQAALQRAAPGESLAAIQEHHRQLRAWADDCPENFRAPERMVAAELARLSGRAEEALHAYEEAVGAARAEGFIQYVALANELAARFWKGRGIVTAALAYANEARSAYWQWGGEGKVRQLESEWPLTEAGAAGTDTTSSSFDSSSRRIDALTVVKAQQAISGEIELDRLVRTLLQVALENAGAERGALLLLEGERIGTVAFSEEGLHASEDLPWSLITFVRRTQEMVLISDATESHSFSHDRYFEQHHARSVMALPLLARGTMHGVLYLENSLTTDAFTPGSQTLLGHIATQAAISVENARLYEQARQEVRRRDDFLEIAAHELKTPLTPLRLQIQGLESLARASAPPPQETLLRRLQSVDKQVERLGGLVKSLLEISVISQGQLELELAEVDLVALVRTVLERFSPAFARAGCAVEVRLPGMLVGTWDAPRIEQVLGNLLANAVKYGPGHPIEVTVEGSETEARLTVTDHGAGIASEDQARIFDRFERAVSVAHYGGFGLGLWVARELVRAHGGAIAVQSVPGHGATFTVTLPRRGPLH